The Candidatus Baltobacteraceae bacterium genome includes the window AGCGTTAAATCGGCGTAGTCGAGTGCGGCCGCGAGCAGCGCGCCGGCCACGATCTCCGCGGGTGCGTGATCGCCGCCCATGGCGTCGATCGCGATGCGGGGCCTACTCATCGAGCGAGATCCAGTATTCGGCGCCCTTTTGGCCGCCGTAGTAATACTCGACGTCGGCTCGGGGGAACGCCGCATGAAGCTCTTCGCTCAACCGCTTTGCGTCGCGCTCTTTTTGCGCTCCGCCGTAATATAACGTAATCAGTCCTCCGTCGTTCGCGCCCATCTCGGTGAGAGCGGCGCCCGCTGCCTGCGCGAGCGTTCCGCCGCCGAAGAGCGTCCCGTTGCTGCTGGCGACCGGTTTCCCGCGCGCAACGGTCGTTCCACCAACGGTCGCGTCCTTCCCGGCGAAGAAGACTTGCGCGCTGCGCGGACGCATCGCGTAAGCCATGACGCTCGCGGCCTCCGGAAGTGCCGCTTCGCCCGCCGACCGCAACGCGAAGAGGCCGGCGATCCCGCCGACGACGTCGCGGGTCGGCAGCACGTGCACCGTCTTGTCGGTGAGTTTGGCCACTTCTTGCGCTGCGAGCTTCACGTTCGAATCGTTCACGAAGAGGTAAATCGTATCGGAGAGGCACTTGTTGATCGCCAGCAAGAGATCGCGCACGCTCGGGTTCTTCTGCCCGACGATCGTAACTTCGGCTCCCAGCTCCTTCACGATCGTCTCGAAGCCCGGTCCCGGCACCACCGCGACGACCGAGTACGGCACGACGGGCCGCTCCACGACCAGCACGTTATGCTGCTGCTCCATATTGTCTACTTTGACGCGGGTAAGCGCGCCGTGCTTGGCGGCGAGCGCCTGGATGCCGTCGGGATTGTCGGTGTGGATATGGACTTTAATCGTCGGCTGCTCGCCGGCGACGATCAGCGACTCGCCGCGCGTCTGAAGCAATTCGCGCAACTCCGCGACCGAGAGGTTCGCGCTCTCGAGAATGAACTCGGTGCAAAACTTATTCTCGCCGACCACTTGCGCCGAGGTGAAGGCGCTGGCGCGCGCGGGTCGCCGCGGAAAGACCGTGGATCGCGCCTTGCCATCGGGAAGAAACCGCAGCGCGCCCTCGATGAAATACACCAAGCCGGCCCCGCCCGCATCGACGACTCCGGCTTCCTTGAGGATCGGCAGCTGCTCGGGCGTCCGGTCGAGCGCCTCGTTGGCCGCGCGCAAGATCCCGGCTCCGAGCCGGTAGAAATCGGCCTCGTGCAGCGCGAGGTGGTAGGCGGCTTCGGCGGCGGCCTCGGCGACCGAGATGATCGTGCCGTCGACCGGCTTGAGCAGCGCTTGCTTGGCCGCCGCAACCGCCTCGCGCATGCCCGTCGCCAGTACGAACGTGTCGATCTCGGTTCGATGGCGCACGTGGTGGGCGAATCCGCGCAGCATTTGCGAGACGATCACGCCCGAGTTGCCGCGGGCGCCCATCAGGCTCCCCTCGGCGGCGGCGGCCGCCACGACCGAGAGCGCGGAGCCGCGCACCTTGCCGGCCTCGAGGGCGGCCTGGCGAGCGGTCAGATACATGTTGGTTCCCGTGTCGCCGTCGGGCACGGGAAACACGTTGAGGTCGTTGAGGACCTGCCGGTATTTTCGCAGAAAATACGTCCCGGCCGTGATGAACTTGGCATAGGCGCGGCCGTCGAGGGCAGTGACATCCATCGGCCCCCGGACTTCGGGGTTGCTTGAGGAATCCTTGTCAACGCTCCCCGGGCGTGATATTATGCCGGGGTTGCCTCGGACTCGATCGGTCCTCGGGCGGCATCACACGTTTTTTTTGGTAAAGAGGGTCTCTGATAATGGCGAAGCGCTGCGAAGTGTGTGGGAAAGGTCCGATGGCGGGCAACAATGTCAGCCACGCGATGAACAAGACCCGTCGCCGCTGGCTGCCCAACCTGCAGGCCATCAAAATCGACGATAAGGGTACGCACCGCACCGCGCGCGTCTGCACCGGCTGCCTGCGCTCCAAGAAAGTTACCCGCGCGGTTTAAGCCCCCACCCTAACGATGAGAAGACGGCGGCGATTATTCGCCGCCGTTTATTTTTGAGGTGCGCACGGTGAGGCGAGCCAATTGCATGAGCGTGCGCGTAATCGCGGCGGGTTCGAGGGTCACGAGAAACTCCAGGCGCACGTGCGAGGCATCGACCGTCTTGAGCAGCACCGCGCAGAGGACCGGCCCGCGCTTGGTCGGCGCGAACGAGAGCGCGAGCAGCCCGCTGCCGAGCGAGACGTTCGTCGACGGACCGTTTCCCGAGTTGATCTCGGAGAGATAATCCCGCAGCTCTTCGAGTTCCCACAGACCGATCGGAATATCGAACGAGGCGCTCACCGGGTGCGCGTGCGCCGTCGCCCGGCAGCGCATGAGATCGAGGCCCTCGGGTTCGGCAATCTCCGGGTGCTGGTAGTCGATGACTTCGATCACGAGGTGCGGCCCGTCGGTATTCGCGCCCAGATGAATCGTTAGCGGTTCGAACATGCTCCTAGATGGTCCCATCCCGATGGAAGCAGCGCTTCTTCTCGCGAGCCTTTGCGCACGGCAAGGCCGCTCCCCTCGCGCACGGTTCCAACTCGATGCAGCGGACGGCCGAAGCATTTGGCGAAGCGAGCTTGCAGATACCCAAACGCGCGCGGTTCGATAGCCACCAGCAGTTCGAAATCTTCGCCGCCGGCGAGGGCGAGGTCGACCGGATCCTCACCGTCGCGCTCGGCGATCGCGTCCAGGCACGGGGCGACGGGCACGTCCTCGACCAGCGCGCCGACGAGCGAACGCGCGCACAACCGCGAGAGATCGGTCGACAGCCCGTCGGAGAGGTCCATCATCGCGTGCACGTTGCGGCTCGCGCCAAACCACAACCCCTCGCGCCAACGCGCGGTGGGCGTACGGTGCGCGACGAGCGCTGCGGCGTCCTGCGAACCGCGCAAACCGGCGAGGCTCGCACCGAGCGCGCCGGTAACGGCAAGCACGTCGCCGGGCTTGGCTCCACTTCGCGTTTTGAGATTACTCGGCCGCACTTCGCCAACGACCGCGATCGCGATCGAGAGGACCGGCGCGCGCGTTATATCGCCGCCCGCGATGGCGAAGCGCGCATCGTTACAGACCGCAACCATCCCGCGATAGAGTTCGAGCACGTTCGCGGTCGCCACGTCCGGCGGCAGGCCGAGTGCGATCGTCGCCAAGACCGGGCGCGCGCCCATTGCGGCGACGTCGCTGAGGTTGCTCGCCATCGCGCGGCGGCCGATCTGCTCGAACGACATCGCGCGCGTGAAGTGGACGTTTTCCACCAGCGCGTCGGTCGTGATGACGCTGCGATGTGCGCGCGAGGGTTGCCAGACGGCGGCGTCGTCGCCGATTCCAAGAAGCACCCGCGGCGCGCGCGGATGTTCTACGAGCGAGCGCAGAGCCTCAACGAGCGCATCTTCAGCGAGCAACGAGCGATCGAAAACGCGCGAGCGCGGCGGCCGGGTCGGGCGTGTTAAAGATCGCGTTGCCCATGACCGCGACGTCGGCGCCGGCTTCCGCTAGCGCGCGCAGGTTCTCGTCGCCGACGCCGCCGTCGACTTCGAGTTCGCAGTTCGCTCCGGCGCGATCGATCAAGGCGCGCGCCTGACGTACTTTTTCGAGCGCGTGCGGAATAAACGTTTGGCCGCCAAAGCCCGGGTTCACGCTCATGATCAGGATGAGATCGATATCGGCAATGAGGTCCTCGAGCATCGCCACCGGGGTCTGCGGCGTGAGCGAGATGCCGGCCTTCGCGCCGAGCGAGCGCACGTGCGCGAGCAAACGCTGCGCGTGCGGCGTCGCCTCCAAGTGAAACGTGATGATGTCGGCGCCCGCTTTACGAAAGTCATCCACGTAGCGCTCCGGCTCGACGATCATGAGATGGCAATCGAAAGTCAGCGGGGAGAGCTTGCGCAGATCACCGATGATCTTCGGTCCCCAGGTAATATTCGGAACGAACCGGCCGTCCATCACGTCGAGATGCAGGTAATCCGCACCGCCGCGTTCGACGGTTGCGATCTCTTGGGCGATGCGCGCGAAATCCGCCGAGAGCAGCGACGGAGCGATCTTCATTTTGCCGGGCTCGGCGAGCCGTAGGCATTTTTCGGTTCGCCCCCGAGCCGCGTTTCGCCGACGAGGACGTTGTTCACGTAGAAGTCGACGACCGACGAACCGAGGGTGGTGATCGTGAAGTCGAGTTTTTGGCCCGGCTGCGCGAAGCCATCGAAGAGGTTGTATTTGCCCGTCGAATCGGTCACCGTCATGCGCGCGCGCAGCGCTTGGCCCGGCGCGAAGTCTTGCGGTTCGGGGACCGAGGCCAAGACGTGCGCCTGGCGGATCAAATAGCCCGACTCGTTGGGGCCGGCGCTGACATCGAGCGAGACCGTATCGAACGGCGTGATCTGTGCCCCCGCGTCGGGTTTCTGACGCACCACGCGCCCACGCGGCGGCCCGCTTTTGCCCAGCGGCGTCCAGACGACTTGACCGAGCCGGATGTGCGACTGCGCCGCAAGCGCACGCGCGTCGTCGATCGACATGCCGTCAAACGACGGCACTTTGAGCGCGGTTGCGCCGCCTTTGCTGACGACCAGCGAAACGGCGGTGCCTTCGGTGACGCTGACGAGCGGTGCCGGCTGCTGGTCGACGACGTGATCGGGCGGCACCTCGTCGCTCTTGACGTAGCTGGTCTTCGTCAATTGCAGGCGCGCCCGCGAGAGATCGAGGCCGGCTTCGCGCAGCGACTGGTAGCGCAGATCCGGCATCGTCTCGGTTTCGACGCCGGTGCTTACGACGAGCGAAATCTGCCGCCCGGCGCGCACGTGCATTCCCGATACGGGCTGCTGGTTCATCACGACGCCCTTGGGATATTGCGTGCTCGCGGTTTGCCCGACAACGCTGCCTTTGAGCTTCAGCCGGCCGATCTCGGCCTGCGCATCGGGAAGGGTCTGGCCGACGAAGGACGGCACCGTCACGGTGTTCGCGCCCGGCAAGAGAAAGTCGTGAATCGAGTGGCCGAACCAGACGACAACGCCTACGAAGATGGCGAATACTATTGGAAAGACCCAATCGCGCGGGACGTAACGTTCGATGATCGTCGCCATCCAGCGCTACGCCAACGCCTCGAGCGCGGCGTCGCTCACTTCGATGTTTGAAAAGACGTGCTGGATATCTTCGTGATCCTCGAGCGCGCCCAAAAACTGCAAGGCCGCGCCGAGGTCGTCCTGACCGGGCGAGACTTTCTGCTTGGGCCGCATCCCGAGGTAGGCATCGGAAACTTTGAGCCCAGCCTTCACGAGGGCGTCGCGTACGGTGGTAAGCGCGGTCATTTCGGTGTAGATCTCGGCGGGTTCGCCGTACTCGAGGTCGATCACGCCCGAGACGAGCGCGCTCTCGGTGAGTGCATCTTCGCTTTTGCCCTGCGGATCCACCACGACGATCCCAACGGCGTCGAACATCCAACCCACGCTGCCGGTCTCGCCGAGCGACCCGCCGTTCTTACTAAAGAGGAAGCGCAGCTCGCCGGCGGTGCGCGCCCGATTGTCGGTCGCCGCATCGACGACGACGGCGATGCCGTGCGGGCCGTAGCCCTCGTACCGAAGCTCCTCGATCTCCCGCTCGCCCGAACCGCCGGAGCCGCGCGCGATCGCCCGCTTGATGTTATCCTGCGGTACGTTGTTCTCGCGCGCCTTTTCCACCGCCATCTTCAAGCGGTAGTTCGCCTCGGGATCGGGCGACCCGGATTTGGCCGCCAAAATGATCTCTTTACTCAATTTCGTAAAGAGCGCACCGCGCTGGGCATCGACCTTCCCCTTGCGCAACTTGATATTGTGCCATTTCGAATGACCGGACATAAGGACAGCCGCTTCGCCCTCGGGGTCCCCGGCTCCTAATGCGGGGAAGAAAGAACGGGCACACCGCAGCCACCCCGCAGGCCTTTTCAAGAACGTGGAATTCTCACCGAGCCCCAAGAATTGTCTCGCGATTTGAAGATGAAGCCTTAAGTTGGGCCGCAGATGAAGGCGAAGAGATGGATTGGGTTGGAGCTCGCGTATGAACTCCTCGGGAGTAAATTTCCCAGCGACTCCGATGTTCGCTAATCGATTGCTCCACTCGTGATGGTCGCTGGAGTTGACTCGCGATTGCTAGGAACACTTAGGTAACTGGGGAGGTGGTCCAAAAAACGCACTCGGTTTCGCAAATCCGTGATATGACCGTGTTAGCTTAAGATTGTCGCCGAGAACTTTCATGATTGCAGCTTCCTGCCCGGGCGTCGCCTCCGCCATTTTTAGGACACCGTTTCCTTGGTCATCGAATACCGCTGCAATTTTACCGTTCATTTTGATCTTCCAGTTGCCGCACGGATGCCCGTTAGATGCCAACCTTTCCTGATATCCACTATCCCGCTCGAGAACCCGCATGGAATACTGCTTGTGGACCAACTCAGCATTCCGTCCTAGGTTTCTATCGAAATAGTAAACATCGAGTCTACTCGGGCCAGCTTCACTATTGAACGTCATGAAAAATGCCGTATCTCCGTTTGAAGCAACGTATATCTTATCCACTGCCG containing:
- a CDS encoding DAK2 domain-containing protein — protein: MDVTALDGRAYAKFITAGTYFLRKYRQVLNDLNVFPVPDGDTGTNMYLTARQAALEAGKVRGSALSVVAAAAAEGSLMGARGNSGVIVSQMLRGFAHHVRHRTEIDTFVLATGMREAVAAAKQALLKPVDGTIISVAEAAAEAAYHLALHEADFYRLGAGILRAANEALDRTPEQLPILKEAGVVDAGGAGLVYFIEGALRFLPDGKARSTVFPRRPARASAFTSAQVVGENKFCTEFILESANLSVAELRELLQTRGESLIVAGEQPTIKVHIHTDNPDGIQALAAKHGALTRVKVDNMEQQHNVLVVERPVVPYSVVAVVPGPGFETIVKELGAEVTIVGQKNPSVRDLLLAINKCLSDTIYLFVNDSNVKLAAQEVAKLTDKTVHVLPTRDVVGGIAGLFALRSAGEAALPEAASVMAYAMRPRSAQVFFAGKDATVGGTTVARGKPVASSNGTLFGGGTLAQAAGAALTEMGANDGGLITLYYGGAQKERDAKRLSEELHAAFPRADVEYYYGGQKGAEYWISLDE
- a CDS encoding PASTA domain-containing protein, which produces MATIIERYVPRDWVFPIVFAIFVGVVVWFGHSIHDFLLPGANTVTVPSFVGQTLPDAQAEIGRLKLKGSVVGQTASTQYPKGVVMNQQPVSGMHVRAGRQISLVVSTGVETETMPDLRYQSLREAGLDLSRARLQLTKTSYVKSDEVPPDHVVDQQPAPLVSVTEGTAVSLVVSKGGATALKVPSFDGMSIDDARALAAQSHIRLGQVVWTPLGKSGPPRGRVVRQKPDAGAQITPFDTVSLDVSAGPNESGYLIRQAHVLASVPEPQDFAPGQALRARMTVTDSTGKYNLFDGFAQPGQKLDFTITTLGSSVVDFYVNNVLVGETRLGGEPKNAYGSPSPAK
- the rpmB gene encoding 50S ribosomal protein L28; the encoded protein is MAKRCEVCGKGPMAGNNVSHAMNKTRRRWLPNLQAIKIDDKGTHRTARVCTGCLRSKKVTRAV
- a CDS encoding YebC/PmpR family DNA-binding transcriptional regulator gives rise to the protein MSGHSKWHNIKLRKGKVDAQRGALFTKLSKEIILAAKSGSPDPEANYRLKMAVEKARENNVPQDNIKRAIARGSGGSGEREIEELRYEGYGPHGIAVVVDAATDNRARTAGELRFLFSKNGGSLGETGSVGWMFDAVGIVVVDPQGKSEDALTESALVSGVIDLEYGEPAEIYTEMTALTTVRDALVKAGLKVSDAYLGMRPKQKVSPGQDDLGAALQFLGALEDHEDIQHVFSNIEVSDAALEALA
- the rpe gene encoding ribulose-phosphate 3-epimerase, whose translation is MKIAPSLLSADFARIAQEIATVERGGADYLHLDVMDGRFVPNITWGPKIIGDLRKLSPLTFDCHLMIVEPERYVDDFRKAGADIITFHLEATPHAQRLLAHVRSLGAKAGISLTPQTPVAMLEDLIADIDLILIMSVNPGFGGQTFIPHALEKVRQARALIDRAGANCELEVDGGVGDENLRALAEAGADVAVMGNAIFNTPDPAAALARFRSLVAR
- the thiL gene encoding thiamine-phosphate kinase, which translates into the protein MLAEDALVEALRSLVEHPRAPRVLLGIGDDAAVWQPSRAHRSVITTDALVENVHFTRAMSFEQIGRRAMASNLSDVAAMGARPVLATIALGLPPDVATANVLELYRGMVAVCNDARFAIAGGDITRAPVLSIAIAVVGEVRPSNLKTRSGAKPGDVLAVTGALGASLAGLRGSQDAAALVAHRTPTARWREGLWFGASRNVHAMMDLSDGLSTDLSRLCARSLVGALVEDVPVAPCLDAIAERDGEDPVDLALAGGEDFELLVAIEPRAFGYLQARFAKCFGRPLHRVGTVREGSGLAVRKGSREEALLPSGWDHLGACSNR